The window GACAGTTCTGTGATGGGTTTGCAAATGGGTTGGGAAGATAGAAGTACTGTGAGGGCACGAGGTCACTGTGGCCCAGGGGCCCAACCTCCTCACGGTGTAAGCATACCTTGTCCTCCTGTTGCAAACTTGGTCCCATCTGGGTGAATGTCCACTGAAAATATGGGCTTTCCTGAAATCAGAGAACAAGAAACACACTGAATTGTTTCACAGTCAGCAGAAGGCAGCCATGCCAACAGATCCGTGACCCTTCAGGCTGGCAGTAATTATAAGAAATACAGCTGAGTAGGACAGTTGGAAGCaatctgaagaaaagaacaactATTAGTGTAGATGGAAGCTGCCGTGCCATAAACGAACCAGGGATGAACAGGGAGATGTAATCCTGCAGGATATGCCAAATGCCTCAAAGCAAAGTAACACCACAACAGTTGAACCAACGAGGTAAAAATCACACTTGGGTACGGAATTTCTTCCAGGTTTCTGTAGTTCATTAGCTGATGACCTGAAGCAAGGTTTTGGTTTCTGtcctttgttgttttgttgacAAATCCTGGAGAATTTAACTAGATTCTCCAACTATGGGTTTATGCTGCAAATATACCATCTGGCTTCCCTGAcactgaactgaaaacaaaatccttgTCCCAGTACTTCTTACTGTTTGAGGGATGTGTGTTCTGCTTCACGTATTTTCTTCACGTTGACTTGTTTTGAGGTTTAGTTTGTTTGGATTTGTGTTGCAACGATGACACGTGATTCCCCTTAAGAGTTTTACAGGCAGCCAAGCAAAGACCTTCTCTAGATTAAGACAGCACTCCACCTGCACTCCTTCCCAGTCCCCTAAATCACATAAAGCACAAATTGAGATTTAGATGTGGCTTTTCTTCAGGTCCTGCTTGACTCCATTCTTCTTTCCCTACCATCTCGAATGCAACACAACAGCTGAGTGCTTGGAGAAGCACAGGCAGGAAGCAAACATTGATTTTGCCTTTCCCCAGGTGCAAAAGTTCCCTTACGTTAAACCAGCACATCGTTTAAACTAGTTTAAGCCACTGACACTTACAGGAACAGCTCCCTCTACAGATGTTACAAGTGGAAGAGATTACCTTTGCATCAATAACCTCACACCCGAAGTTACCACGTGTGCCGTGAGAGTACAGGAAGCCCTGTAGTCCTAAAGGCCTCTTTAGGTCCTCAGCCAGGTACCAACCTGCTCACCCTGCCTCTGCATCACTCACAAAACCAGGAACCCGATGATTCCCAGCGAGTCAGAAGGAACGAAGCCCTCAATAAGAGGGGAGCCACGGcccccagagcagcacagacagcGCTTCAGAGCTCAGGTGGCTGCAGTTAAACAACACTGCAAAGAAGGAGACATTATTTATTAGCAACAGCCACCCTCCTCAGCTCCACGTCTGTATCTGATGGCGTTGCTGGTCACTGCTGAGACACCAAACAGCACCAGGTCCCTCTCCAAAGCATCCGAGTGCCTTGCCATGCCTGTCACTGGAGAAGTTCTCACTCATACCAGTCATCAAGCATCAAAATAAGATGCACGTGATGCTTAAACAGTAACACTGCAATTTAGgacatttttcccctcttgtaaTAATTTATAAACAATTTGTTGAAGCTATCGAAGCTCCCCACAACACAGCATGAGGCAGCAAACCAGATCCATTGAAACCAGAACACCTTCTGACAGACTATATAACATCATGTGGCTTGTTAATTTTATGCAATAatcactaaaataaaaagacaattttATGCAAAGTTCCTCTTTGTGagattctatttattttccttgcatCCCATCCAAGGCACAACATCCTATGTGACTCACATatccatttaaatatttacctTCCACCATTACAGCTTGAAGAGATAATAAACTCTGTGCCTACGTTTCAACAAAGTGAGCTCCAATTCCTACAAGCTGTAACACACCAACAGCACCTCAGGGGTTGCAGAGGTTTCTCAGAATCACACAGGACTTCCTTCCCAAGAGGGCTCAGCATGTGCCACTGCTACAGACCAGGGTTCTCAACCAGCTGCGTGCCAAACATGCAcatacagctgtgctgtgttccTTCATACGGgtactgaaaggaaatggggggAGAACCAAACCCCAGCTGAATATCTGCATAATATCTAATAAACTGGCATTAATAGTGCAAAAAGCTTACAGAAAATCTATttgaagaagtatttccaataagcaaggcaaagcaaCGTTAAGAACGCCAAGACAAAAACCCGTAGAGCCACACGTGCAAAGTGCTCTTACAGGGAACACACACAGTCTGGGCTGAGAAGCCCAGGTGCACTGAATGTAGTTGCTGCAACCCCAACTCCCTGTGGCTGTCATCTCACAGAGCTGCCATCCAAGCCCGCCAGCATCCTTCAGCTGCTTCCAGCCCATCCAGTAAAGCACAAGTCCCAAAACCGAGCAGGtaaagaggaagggaggaatgACAGCAAGGAAAAAGCGCACAGAGGAGCCATCCTGGGATCCTCACTTTTTCTCATGCACCAACAAAAGGGAAGCAAGCTCTTCtggcagcactgaaaacaaaaggagcAAGAGCTATGGACAGTGAGCCCACAGCAGGAACCACCCCCACCTCTAGGGAGGTACCAGAGTAACGTGCAGCCTGTTAAAAGTGATGGAAATGGCTAATGTGAGGCAATGCCTGCGGGACCTGGAACCCAGGTACATTAGAATCACCTGCTTGATCTCACCTGATTGATCCTGCATTTCCTGCCCCAAGGAGGAGGGGGCGAGAATGTCAGACAGCTCTGTGTGCCACAGACCTTAAAGCGCCTCGCAGATGAAAGCAGTGATAAATGTCCAGCAGAGTTTCACCACTGGCAGAACAGACTGACTCGCACAAACTCAtccctgcaggacagcagcaaaAATGGAGACAAAACGCGGGGCTACCAAAGCCTTGTACTGCATCACCCGTGAGGTACAGCCTTCATAAACCTAGCAGCAGACTGCTGGGCAGAGGATGCTTTTCTACAGTCCACAAGTTAATGCCAAAAGTTACAACAGTTCCCAAACACACGCCCATAGCGAAGCAGTGCACCCattaaagaaacagagaacaGCCACGGGGCCATTGCTCTCTGCGACCTGCAGCGGTGCAGGCCAGAAGTTCGCTCCCAGCTGCTGACAGGTGGGCTCCCAGCAGCCATCCAGCGCCGGAGAGCCCACACGCGAGCGGCCAGAGACCGAGGCGCAAACGCTGCATCGGTTCAGATCAATCCAGCAGAGTAGTAACGACCTCAGCGAAGCACTTCCACTTTCTTTCCGATCGCCACGACCCCACGTCGCACGGCCCCCCGCGGAGAGCAGCGCAGCACGGCCGTTCCCGGCACCGCAGGACGATCCGAGGCNNNNNNNNNNNNNNNNNNNNNNNNNNNNNNNNNNNNNNNNNNNNNNNNNNNNNNNNNNNNNNNNNNNNNNNNNNNNNNNNNNNNNNNNNNNNNNNNNNNNNNNNNNNNNNNNNNNNNNNNNNNNNNNNNNNNNNNNNNNNNNNNNNNNNNNNNNNNNNNNNNNNNNNNNNNNNNNNNNNNNNNNNNNNNNNNNNNNNNNNNNNNNNNNNNNNNNNNNNNNNNNNNNNNNNNNNNNNNNNNNNNNNNNNNNNNNNNNNNNNNNNNNNNNNNNNNNNNNNNNNNNNNNNNNNNNNNNNNNNNNNNNNNNNNNNNNNNNNNNNNNNNNNNNNNNNNNNNNNNNNNNNNNNNNNNNNNNNNNNNNNNNNNNNNNNNNNNNNNNNNNNNNNNNNNNNNNNNNNNNNNNNNNNNNNNNNNNNNNNNNNNNNNNNNNNNNNNNNNNNNNNNNNNNNNNNNNNNNNNNNNNNNNNNNNNNNNNNNNNNNNNNNNNNNNNNNNNNNNNNNNNNNNNNNNNNNNNNNNNNNNNNNNNNNNNNNNNNNNNNNNNNNNNNNNNNNNNNNNNNNNNNNNNNNNNNNNNNNNNNNNNNNNNNNNNNNNNNNNNNNNNNNNNNNNNNNNNNNNNNNNNNNNNNNNNNNNNNNNNNNNNNNNNNNNNNNNNNNNNNNNNNNNNNNNNNNNNNNNNNNNNNNNNNNNNNNNNNNNNNNNNNNNNNNNNNNNNNNNNNNNNNNNNNNNNNNNNNNNNNNNNNNNNNNNNNNNNNNNNNNNNNNNNNNNNNNNNNNNNNNNNNNNNNNNNNNNNNNNNNNNNNNNNNNNNNNNNNNNNNNNNNNNNNNNNNNNNNNNNNNNNNNNNNNNNNNNNNNNNNNNNNNNNNNNNNNNNNNNNNNNNNNNNNNNNNNNNNNNNNNNNNNNNNNNNNNNNNNNNNNNNNNNNNNNNNNNNNNNNNNNNNNNNNNNNNNNNNNNNNNNNNNNNNNNNNNNNNNNNNNNNNNNNNNNNNNNNNNNNNNNNNNNNNNNNNNNNNNNNNNNNNNNNNNNNNNNNNNNNNNNNNNNNNNNNNNNNNNNNNNNNNNNNNNNNNNNNNNNNNNNNNNNNNNNNNNNNNNNNNNNNNNNNNNNNNNNNNNNNNNNNNNNNNNNNNNNNNNNNNNNNNNNNNNNNNNNNNNNNNNNNNNNNNNNNNNNNNNNNNNNNNNNNNNNNNNNNNNNNNNNNNNNNNNNNNNNNNNNNNNNNNNNNNNNNNNNNNNNNNNNNNNNGGCCGTACTGGCCGGGACGGCGTCGCTGCCCGCGAGGTGAGCGCGGCGCCCTGCTGGCGCCTTACGGACCCGTCGCCGAACGTCGCGTCTCGTTTTGTTTTGATGTAATTCGGCTTAAAGCATCctgccagccagcagctgccCTCGGAGAGGCCGCTTCGCATCGGGAAGGTTCTTTATGCACGTGTGCAGCTCTGTTGTGGTCACTGGAGCACCAAAGTGGGAACTGGGAGTGCTTTTGCTCCAGTATGAGTTTGTGGGTGGCCAGTAAATTACTGGCTGCTCTATGGACGCTCAGAGTTCCCATCTGCATGGCAGAAAGgacaatcatagaatcgtagaaaggtgtgggttggaagggaccgcaaggatcacgaagctccagcccccctgccGGTAACCTGTGGGCCCTCTGTGAGGGTTGGGTTCTCTGTCTTTGCGGAGCGTGGCACACGCTGTCGCATACAGCAGTTGGTGTGGTAGGCACAACAGCAGAGAAATACTCGCTCCCTGAATTTGCTTCCAAATGTGGAAGTGTTAGAAGGATGTGTAAAACCACCCTCTGACCTCCTGAATGTGAGGTGACAGGAATGCTTGTAGCTAAACACGTTACCTGCTCTGCTGCGAGCTGAGCTAGCAGGAGCCAATCCCAGTTCAATCTCAGTGGAATTTCCTCAAGTCGGAAATGCTGAGCTGTAGCACGGATCTCACGGTTGGGCTTCTCAGGCAGGTATGGCTCTGTCTATAGAAAATCTCTCAGCCCCTGCTGCTGTCAACTACTTTGATTTACTTGAGTAAAGGTAATGGCTGGAACTTCTATTAAGGACCACGTTAAGCAATGGGAAATAACAGTTCTTAGGAACATTAAGTGGATGTTAGATTGGATTGAGTGAGAGTGATTATGTGATTCATGTAATTATTTATCTTGCTAGAGcacaaccaaagaaaaaaaagaaagtggatCCAAAGAGAGAGCAAGCACAGAAGGATCGTGtgaaaaagaagattaaaaagtTGGAAAAAGCTGCTCCAGAACTGATTCCCATTGAGGATTTTCAAACCCCACTGAAGTTTTCAGATAGCAACAGGTAAGTAAGACTGCCTGTCACCTTGAGCTTCCATTCGTGGTGCAAACACACTTCTACTTCTTTTTCCaccctgcagtgcagtgccagccTCTGTATGAGGTGCTGCTGAGAAAAATGTGGAAAGTAAATATAATTTGTTTCTGCTAAAAACCTGAAACACAGGCATGTGAATGTGCTGTTGGAATGCCTGTGGAAAGCCTCCAAGACAGGCATGGTGTGACAGAAATATATTCTGAGTTTTCTTAGATGTATGGTGAGTGgtggtggttggttttttttgctttttgggtTGCGGGCACTTTCCCTATTACAGTGTCACACTCCTCCCCATCAGGGTGCGAAGCCTTCCTCCTCTTTCATTTGAGGAAACCGAAAGAAGAATTTTACTTATGAAAAAGTGGTCTCTGTATAAGCAGCAACAAGACAAGGCCGAGAAGGAAGCAATTCGGAGCCTCGTAGAAGCTCAGCAAGAGGCACTAAAAGAACTGCGCCTGGAATCTGAGGAGCTGTACCAGGCAGCAGTCAGACGGGACGAGAAGCTGTTCCCCTTTGAGAGAGACGGACCTGATTATACGCCAGCACTTCCTGGTTATGATCCTCCTGAAGGAAAGTGCATCGATATCACCAAAGTGTACACGCAGTGATGCGGTTCGTTGTTCACCTGGCATAAGCTGCTCGGCCGACTGAAGAACGGAGTGAGAGCTACTGGTTCCTTTGCATGTTCAAACACAGTAGGTGTGTGACTGTAAAAACAAATGAGTAGAAAATCCTTTAAgtgtatttgatttttttaaaactgacaGGCTATGTAATAAAAcatccagcagagctgtgtctcATCTCTCCATGTGCTCCTGAGGAGTGTTGGTTTTGCTCTTAAAATGCGAGGGAGAAACGTTGCAGCCATCACATGAGACCAGCAGAGAGGCAGTAGCTGACTCATCACTGCCTTTCTTTGCTTcagatttcagtgctttttaataTAACAGAGGGAAAAGCGATGGAAAACTTTTCCCTtgacaaagggaaaaatagcTTCTTTATTACCCGGTAAAGAACGCAGTAAACCTCTGGTAGCGTTTGCCCGAAGCCAAAACAGATCTCACTCCGGTCATTTAAACCTTTATTTTCGTAGTAAATAGTTAGAAGGAACGCACGCTGCTTTgaagagctgctctccagcaacGGCCGCACTCCAGTCCGCAGCGCCATCCCGGCGCCGAGGAGCTCTCACACGGCAGGGCCGAACCAGCGATGCTTTCCGAACGCACTGTGCCGGCCCCGTGCCGGCGGGATGCGGTCCCAGCCCGGTTCCACGTCCCCAGCCGGCGGTGCGCCGTGCAGTGCCGCGCCGTCCCGCACGGACCCGAATCAAACTCAGCGCCTGACTTCGTACCACAGCGGGTGTTTGTTATTAAGTTTTCTGACCGGAACTGAAGTGCGCGCGGGCAGCGGCGCGGGGCGGAGCTGCGGCAGTGACGGCAGAGCCCCGCGGGCNNNNNNNNNNNNNNNNNNNNNNNNNNNNNNNNNNNNNNNNNNNNNNNNNNNNNNNNNNNNNNNNNNNNNNNNNNNNNNNNNNNNNNNNNNNNNNNNNNNNNNNNNNNNNNNNNNNNNNNNNNNNNNNNNNNNNNNNNNNNNNNNNNNNNNNNNNNNNNNNNNNNNNNNNNNNNNNNNNNNNNNNNNNNNNNNNNNNNNNNNNNNNNNNNNNNNNNNNNNNNNNNNNNNNNNNNNNNNNNNNNNNNNNNNNNNNNNNNNNNNNNNNNNNNNNNNNNNNNNNNNNNNNNNNNNNNNNNNNNNNNNNNNNNNNNNNNNNNNNNNNNNNNNNNNNNNNNNNNNNNNNNNNNNNNNNNNNNNNNNNNNNNNNNNNNNNNNNNNNNNNNNNNNNNNNNNNNNNNNNNNNNNNNNNNNNNNNNNNNNNNNNNNNNNNNNNNNNNNNNNNNNNNNNNNNNNNNNNNNNNNNNNNNN of the Meleagris gallopavo isolate NT-WF06-2002-E0010 breed Aviagen turkey brand Nicholas breeding stock chromosome 17, Turkey_5.1, whole genome shotgun sequence genome contains:
- the MRPL40 gene encoding 39S ribosomal protein L40, mitochondrial, which encodes VLAGTASLPARAQPKKKKKVDPKREQAQKDRVKKKIKKLEKAAPELIPIEDFQTPLKFSDSNRVRSLPPLSFEETERRILLMKKWSLYKQQQDKAEKEAIRSLVEAQQEALKELRLESEELYQAAVRRDEKLFPFERDGPDYTPALPGYDPPEGKCIDITKVYTQ